The following proteins are encoded in a genomic region of Hypanus sabinus isolate sHypSab1 chromosome 19, sHypSab1.hap1, whole genome shotgun sequence:
- the LOC132378170 gene encoding uncharacterized protein LOC132378170, with protein MSAQSGIKSTPPSDRGSKPTSSKSTQARAKAEAAKVRLHYARQEAVLKMKQATREAEIQKEKAAREAEAAAREAEIQLEMAKISTELQVLQLEREEEAAMAEAEYIEEAEGSRDLTAARSTLERTRLERTSDYVQSQTDRQARLPSPYLFDNFPSYEEPQRVTIASHPYEEGNLPSRLRDEVKNERTDNAPSPPQQDGGEGEVHSRTTIVSSNCTEVCGQTQSSRSCSEICLTEVYPKEAQQDITKRKVTDETLGQSVFVQTEHGNKLAQSAQDTISLKTKDTKVFRDEANNGVAPLPIREPRQRSPDNKEQAVKRFTSLRKTWKRKPEIQQRTRLAHEVLCTLMAEVTAIINAQSFLPVSSDPENPFILSPSTLLTQKAGAPPPPGDFSDKDLYTKQWRQVQALANQFWPRWRQKYLPLLQQRQKWTEPRRNLQVGNLVLLRDKQATRNSWPMARITVTFPIEDGHVRKIELKTTDQGDVKIYQRPVTEVILLLPND; from the coding sequence atgtcagctcaatccggcatcaagtcgacgccgcccagcgacaggggcagtaaaccgacatcaagtaagtccacacaggcaagagccaaggcagaagccgccaaggtgcgactgcattacgccagacaagaagcagttttgaaaatgaaacaggccaccagagaagccgaaatccagaaagaaaaggctgccagagaagccgaagcggccgcccgagaagccgaaatccagttggaaatggcaaaaatatcgacagagttgcaagtgctgcagctagaaagagaagaagaagctgccatggcggaagcagagtacatagaagaagctgaagggtcacgtgatctgaccgcagcaagatctactttagaaaggaccagactggaacgcacaagtgactatgtacaatctcaaacagacaggcaggctcgtctcccctctccatacctattcgataacttccccagctacgaggaacctcagagagtcacgattgcatcacatccatacgaggaaggaaatttaccctcacggctccgtgatgaagtcaagaatgaaagaaccgacaacgctccttcacccccacaacaggacggcggggagggagaggttcactccaggacaacaattgtcagctcgaactgtacagaagtttgcggtcaaactcagtcaagccgttcttgttccgagatctgcctcactgaggtgtaccctaaagaagcacaacaagacattaccaagcgtaaagtaaccgacgagacgctaggtcagtcagttttcgttcaaaccgagcacggaaacaaacttgcacaatcagctcaagataccatttctttaaaaaccaaagacaccaaggtcttcagagatgaagcaaataatggggttgccccattgccaatcagagaaccacgccagcgctcaccagataacaaagagcaggcagtcaaacggttcacgtccttacggaaaacctggaaaaggaaacctgagatacagcaacgcacccgattggcccacgaggtactgtgcaccctaatggcagaggtcacagccattataaacgcacaatcattcctacctgtgtcttctgacccagaaaacccctttatactttcgccatcaacgctccttacgcagaaggcaggagcacctcctccaccaggagacttctcagacaaggatttgtacacaaagcaatggagacaagtccaggctctggcaaatcagttctggcctcgctggagacaaaaatatctacctttgttgcaacagagacaaaagtggacagaaccccgcaggaatcttcaagttggaaacttagtcctgctcagggacaagcaagccacccgcaacagctggccaatggccagaatcactgttacattccctatcgaggatggacatgtcaggaagatcgaattgaagactaccgaccaaggcgatgtgaaaatttaccaaaggccagttacagaagttattctacttctacccaatgactga